One genomic segment of Ignavibacteriales bacterium includes these proteins:
- a CDS encoding RNA polymerase sigma factor, producing MNEGKAMTDERELINRAQRGDMESFRLLVESARVNVFRLAYDLTSNRHDAEDLSQEVFLKAYRSLNKFRGDSKWSSWLYRITVNSCYDHHKSGATKVMKKQEEIENSENKNACHSTNIAPDKITDSSIIQENIEKALKQLTPRERSVFVLRHYHDLSLKQIAKTLEIADGTVKTLLFRALQKLQQELAFYKKDLGLEGK from the coding sequence ATGAATGAAGGAAAAGCAATGACAGACGAGCGGGAACTGATCAACCGCGCACAGCGCGGCGACATGGAATCATTCCGCCTGCTTGTGGAGAGTGCGAGAGTAAATGTGTTCCGTCTCGCGTACGATCTCACGAGCAATCGTCATGATGCTGAAGATCTTTCACAGGAAGTGTTTCTAAAAGCATATCGCTCGTTGAATAAATTCCGCGGCGATTCAAAATGGAGTTCCTGGCTGTATCGAATCACGGTAAACAGTTGTTACGATCATCATAAATCAGGTGCAACAAAGGTAATGAAAAAGCAGGAAGAGATAGAAAACAGTGAGAATAAAAATGCCTGTCATTCCACAAATATCGCACCCGATAAAATAACGGATTCCTCAATCATTCAAGAAAATATTGAGAAAGCATTGAAGCAGCTTACACCGCGCGAGAGATCAGTATTCGTTTTGCGTCACTATCACGATCTTTCTCTTAAACAGATTGCGAAAACACTGGAGATAGCAGATGGCACGGTGAAGACACTTCTTTTTCGCGCGCTTCAGAAGTTACAGCAGGAATTAGCATTCTATAAAAAAGATTTAGGATTGGAAGGAAAATGA